Proteins found in one Phycodurus eques isolate BA_2022a chromosome 18, UOR_Pequ_1.1, whole genome shotgun sequence genomic segment:
- the gja1b gene encoding gap junction alpha-1 protein gives MGDWSALGRLLDKVQAYSTAGGKVWLSVLFIFRILVLGTAVESAWGDEQSAFKCNTQQPGCENVCYDKSFPISHVRFWVLQIIFVSTPTLLYLAHVFYLNRKEQKLNRKEEVLKVVQNDGGDVELPLKKIEMKKLKYGIDEHGKVKMKGALLRTYIVSIFFKSMFEVGFLVIQWYIYGFSLSAVYTCERSPCPHRVDCFLSRPTEKTVFIIFMLVVSLVSLLLNVIELFYVFFKRIKDRVKGQQQPTLYPSGGTLSPTPKELSTTKYAYYNGCSSPTAPLSPMSPPGYKLATGERGTGSCRNFNKQAHEQNWANYSTEQNRLGQIGGGGSTISNSHAQAFDFPDETHEHKKLSSSAGHEMQPLALMDARPCSRASSRMSSRARPDDLDV, from the coding sequence ATGGGCGATTGGAGTGCTCTTGGTCGTTTGTTGGATAAGGTCCAGGCCTACTCCACTGCTGGGGGGAAGGTCTGGCTATCTGTCCTCTTCATCTTCAGAATCCTGGTCCTGGGCACAGCAGTAGAATCTGCCTGGGGAGATGAGCAGTCTGCCTTCAAATGTAACACCCAACAGCCTGGTTGCGAGAACGTCTGCTATGATAAATCCTTCCCCATCTCACACGTCAGATTCTGGGTCCTCCAGATCATCTTCGTATCAACCCCTACACTACTTTATCTGGCTCATGTCTTTTATCTGAACAGGAAGGAACAGAAACTGAACAGGAAGGAGGAAGTGCTCAAAGTTGTACAAAATGACGGGGGTGATGTTGAACTCCCTCTGAagaaaattgaaatgaaaaagctCAAGTATGGTATTGATGAGCATGGCAAAGTAAAGATGAAGGGGGCACTGCTCAGAACCTATATagtcagcattttttttaagtccatgtTTGAAGTGGGCTTTCTTGTGATCCAGTGGTACATTTATGGCTTCAGCCTGTCAGCGGTCTATACATGTGAGAGGTCTCCGTGCCCACATAGGGTGGACTGTTTCCTGTCCCGTCCCACAGAAAAGACCGTCTTCATTATCTTCATGCTGGTGGTTTCACTGGTATCCCTGTTGCTTAACGTCATCGAACTCTTCTATGTGTTTTTCAAGAGGATCAAAGATCGTGTGAAGGGCCAACAGCAGCCAACTCTCTACCCTAGTGGGGGCACTTTGAGTCCAACCCCCAAGGAACTCTCCACTACCAAGTATGCTTACTATAACGGCTGCTCTTCCCCTACTGCCCCACTCTCACCGATGTCGCCCCCAGGTTACAAGTTAGCCACCGGAGAGAGGGGGACAGGCTCGTGTCGTAATTTTAACAAACAGGCCCATGAGCAGAACTGGGCCAACTATTCCACAGAGCAGAACCGCCTCGGCCAGATTGGAGGAGGAGGGAGCACTATttcaaactcccatgcacaAGCCTTTGACTTCCCCGACGAAACCCACGAGCATAAGAAACTGTCCTCATCAGCAGGACACGAGATGCAACCTCTGGCACTAATGGACGCCAGGCCCTGCAGCCGGGCTAGTAGCCGGATGAGCAGCCGAGCTAGGCCAGACGACCTGGATGTGTAA